The Streptomyces kaniharaensis region GTTCGGCACCTGGCCCGATGAGCACGACCAGGAGCACGGCGAACTCGACAACGCCGGCCAGGACGACGCCGAACTCTGGTGCTGAGCCAGCACCCGGCCCCCCCTGCCGGGAGAACGAACCACGCGCGGCGCCGAGGGGCGGCCCACAGTAGTGACTGGGACCCGGCCCAGGGCGTTCACTGGAGCCATGGCGGATTACAGCGCTAGCTCCATAAAACGGGCCCGCCGCACAAAAGCGCAGGTGGAGGCCCTACGAACGGCGATCTGCCAGATCGCGGAAGAAGCGAGACCCTGCAGTGTCCGCCACATCTACTACCTCGGCGTCGGTCTCCTGTGGGACAAAGACCACGGCCGCTCGCGGCGGAACTACTCGGTAGTCGTCCGCGAGACGGGCCACCTGCGGGAGACCGGCAGACTGCCTTGGGAGTGGATCACCGATGGCACCCGCATGGTTCGGCAGGAGACCCAGTACGACTCTCTCGACGACGCCCTGGAACGCGCGACAGAGAGCTACCGGCGCAACCTGTGGGCCTCCCAACGCCGCCGCGTCGAGGTTTGGTGCGAGAGCGACTCAGTCGGGGGCGTGCTTCTCCCGGTGACCTCCGCCTGGGGCGTGGGCCTGTACTCCTGCCGCGGCCAGTCCTCCAAGACCTTCGTCTACGAGGCGGTGCAGCAGTACGCCCGCCAGGGCAAGGGGGTGACGGTGATCTTCTGTGGAGACTGGGACCCTACGGGCAGATGCGTCCCTCGCTCGGTGGTCGAGCGCATGGAGCGCTACGGCAACGGCGAGCTCGACCTGGAGTTCCGGCAGATCGCCATCACCGCCGCCGACGTCCGATTTGGCCGGCTCACCACCCACGACGTCAACACCCGCGACGTCAACTTCGCCCGGTACCGCGAGGAGTGCCTACGCGAAGATATCGACCCGAACATCGCAGTCGAGATCGAAGCCCTCCGACCCGGCTTGCTGCGGCAGCGGCTCGAAGAAGCGATCGAGGGCCTGGTTGACGACGTCCACCAGTGGAACGTTCTGTTCAGGACCGAAGCCGCCGAGCGGGAGCTGCTGCGATCCCTTCAGGCAGTGATGAAGAAGATCGTTCGGCGCACCACGGGCGAGCTAGACGCGGAAGACAACGACGCTGAGTAGTCGCATGCCCGGTTGCCCATACTCCGCCCTCGGGCGCTGCGATGCCGATCGCCGCCAACAGCTCCACGGTTGTCCGGCCGCTGCGGCATGATGATCCAGACAGAGCGGTTGACGACGGTGAGGCGCACACGCATGAGGCTGGAGCTGAACCAGGAGTGGGTTGTTGGCGACCCTATCGGGGACCCGGGTGGCTTCGGCGCCGTCTACGAGGCACGCTCCAGCTCCGGTGAGCACGCGGCCGTGAAGCTGGTCCCCAAGCGACCCGGCGCTGACCGGGAGATGCTGTTCACCGACCTGGAAGGCGTGCGCAACGTCGTTCCGGTCATCGACAGCGGAGAACACGAGGACCACTGGGTGCTCGTCATGCCCCGAGCGGAGAAGTCGCTCCGTGCCCACCTGGAGCAGAACGGATCGCTGGGCCTGGAAGAGGCAGTGAGGGTGCTGTCCGACATCGCCGAGACCCTGGCCGACCTGGACGGCCGTGTCGTACACCGCGATCTCAAGCCGGAGAACGTCCTGCTGCTCAACGGCCGCTGGTGCCTGGCCGACTTCGGCATCGCCCGCTACGCCGAGGCGACCACCGCGCAGCAGACCTACAAGTTCGCCGGCACCCTCGCCTACATGGCCCCCGAGCGCTGGAAGGGCGAGAGGGCCACAAGCGCGAGCGACATTTACGCCCTGGGCGTCCTCGCGTACGAACTCCTGGAAGGCATCACGCCCTTCACCGGACCGTACGAGCACGACTTCCGTGATCAGCACCTGCACGGAACCCCGCCGCCGCTCACCACCGCCCCGGCGCTTCTGGCAGCCCTGATCACGGAGTGCCTCTTCCGGGCGCCGCAAGGCCGCCCTTCAGCCGGCAACATCTTGGAGAGGCTGCGACGGATTCCCGCAGCTGCTTTTTCGGGAGGGTTGGCAGCACTGGCTGAGGCGAACCGGGTCGAGGCCGCCCGCCGCGCGGAAACCGACCGCCAGGCGTCAGCAGAGGCCAGCGAAGCCGACCGCCGCCGGGATCTCTTCGAGGCCGCCCGCGCGTCCCTCAGCCTCATCTCCGAGGAACTCCTGAAGACGATCACGAACATCGTCTCCACGGCCGAGGTACGCAAGGGAAACGAGGGAGCTTGGACGGTCCGGCTCTCCGACGCCCAGCTGACCTTCACCAGCGCCAAGCAGGCCGACCTCAGCGCCTGGGCGACAGGATCGGGCGCTCCCTTCGACGTGATCGCACACGCGACTATCTCCCTCCGGATTCCGCAGAACCGAATGGGCTACGAAGGCCGCAGCCACTCCCTCTGGTACGCCGATGCCCAGGTCGCGGAGCGATACCAGTGGTTCGAGACGGCCTTCATGGCATCGCCGCTGCGCAGCGTGATGCCGGCGATGGATCCCTTCGCGCTCAATCCCCACCACGAGTCCCTGGGCGCGGTCAGCCCCGGCATGGCCATGAACCAGGTGGCCTGGCCCTTCACCCCTCTCGTGATCGGAGATCTGGACGAGTTCATCGACAGGTGGACCAACTGGCTTGCCCAGGCCGCTACCGGGCAGCTCGGACACCCGAGCACCATGCCTGAGCGGAGCCCACACGGAACCTGGCGAACGAGCTGACACGCTCGGCCAGTACAACGACTGGCCCGTCCCCTGACCCGGGGAACGGGCCAGCGCGCTTCACCCCACCGGAGCAGCTACCCCTGGCCCCGGCGGGCACGGGGATTACCAGGTCACCCCGAGCGCTTCCCATCCGGGGCAAGGGCCTCCGACAGGCTCCGAGAGCCAGTCGGCACCGCACCCCGGACCGGACGAGCGGGCCCGCCGCTGCGCCGTGTCCACCGATCGGCTGAGGCCGTTGGGCCGGGCATGAAGACGAAGACCCCGTTGAAGCGCTGCGCGCGGTGTCCGCGCCGCGCGCCGAAGGACTGGACGAAGGCCGTGGACTGGAGCGGCAAGTGGGAGAAAGGCCAGCTGAAGTTCCTGGTCTGCCCGGACTGCCAGACCGCCGGCGAGCACGCAGAGTCCGAGGTGAACGCCGCCCACCTGATGGTCCAGCGCGAGGACGCCCACCAAGGCGGCGGCGAGTTCCTCCCCGACCCAGTGGTCTGCATGACCGGCACCACCGCCCGGCCGGGCGAGATCCTGTACGGCGGCACCCACCTGCGCCAGGCCCTGCTCACCGGCCAGTCGCAGCAGCTCTGGGTGGTTGAGGGGCTCCCCCTCGGCACCCGGTGCGTGGCGTCGGTCGGCGGGGTGATGGTCTACCGACCCCGGCCTTTGGGTAGCAGGTGACCGGCAGGGGCCCCAGCATCCGAGGATAGAAGCCGGGAGGCCGCCACCCGCAGGTGATGGCCTCCCAGTGCATTCTCAGGGCCCCGGCAGCCTACCGCCGGGCAACCGACCACCCGGACCGGGGCCGGCCCGCTACGCCCACTCCACCCCGTGCTCGGCGAGCTGCGCGAGCTGGCCCGGCGTCAGCTTCGCCCGGCGGGCCTTCTGGTTGTTGAGCCACGTGCCCAGGGCGAAGTGCGACACGACCACCTGCTCCTCACCCCCGGGCCCGGTCTCCACGGCCTCCAGCGGCTCCTTGTGCGGGCGCTTGACGTTGGCATGGCGCTCCCGCTCCACGAACTGCGCCAACGCCGCCAGACCCTGCTGGAACCGATCCGTGCGGGACACCTTCGGCTTTGCCTCGGCCGCCTGCTTCGCGGCCACCAGCTCCTGGTCCTCCTCGATGCCGATCGCCGACAGCAGGTCCCGCTGGTCCGCCTCCAGCTCCGGCCACCCGGCCCGCTGCGCCTGCACCCAGCGGCCGAGCTGCTCGCCCTCGAACACCGTGTCCACCGGCAGGACGGTCCAGT contains the following coding sequences:
- a CDS encoding serine/threonine protein kinase, whose protein sequence is MRLELNQEWVVGDPIGDPGGFGAVYEARSSSGEHAAVKLVPKRPGADREMLFTDLEGVRNVVPVIDSGEHEDHWVLVMPRAEKSLRAHLEQNGSLGLEEAVRVLSDIAETLADLDGRVVHRDLKPENVLLLNGRWCLADFGIARYAEATTAQQTYKFAGTLAYMAPERWKGERATSASDIYALGVLAYELLEGITPFTGPYEHDFRDQHLHGTPPPLTTAPALLAALITECLFRAPQGRPSAGNILERLRRIPAAAFSGGLAALAEANRVEAARRAETDRQASAEASEADRRRDLFEAARASLSLISEELLKTITNIVSTAEVRKGNEGAWTVRLSDAQLTFTSAKQADLSAWATGSGAPFDVIAHATISLRIPQNRMGYEGRSHSLWYADAQVAERYQWFETAFMASPLRSVMPAMDPFALNPHHESLGAVSPGMAMNQVAWPFTPLVIGDLDEFIDRWTNWLAQAATGQLGHPSTMPERSPHGTWRTS